From Cytophagales bacterium:
CAATGATCTTGCTAAATGTTCCATCGCCATTATTTCTGTATAATGAATTTTTTTCCTTAAATTCAGTAGTCACAAATAAATCCAAATCATCATCATTATCATAATCAACCCAGGTAGCTGTATTAGATATCTCTTCATCTGTAGCTATACCTCCAGGAATAGCAATTATTTTTGTAAATTGTCCATTGCAATTGTTTTGATAAAGAAAATTTCTTCTGTTAGGATTATTTAATGATGGTTGAGATACCGCAATCAACACATCCAAATCACCATCATTATCGTAATCGCCCCAGGTGCAGCCAATCCCATCGGATTTATCGTTAACAAGAGGTCCTTCGGTGATTTTGGTAAAAATCTGGGCAAAAGTGTTCAGGTTTATGGACACGAACAAGACGAGTAAAAAGTTTAGCTTTTTCATAACATTAAAAATTAAGGGTACTAAATATTTATAAAAATACCAGTTGTAAATTTGTTTTAATTGAATATTTATAAAATATCC
This genomic window contains:
- a CDS encoding VCBS repeat-containing protein, with translation MKKLNFLLVLFVSINLNTFAQIFTKITEGPLVNDKSDGIGCTWGDYDNDGDLDVLIAVSQPSLNNPNRRNFLYQNNCNGQFTKIIAIPGGIATDEEISNTATWVDYDNDDDLDLFVTTEFKEKNSLYRNNGDGTFSKII